The genomic DNA ATGATAATTTTGTGTATTCAAATTTTGAACATGTTGAGACAGAAGTAGAAAAGGACATGATAAAGGGTGCATTGGTATGTAAGAAGGTTaagaataattatgaaataatggtcgaaaaattaaaaagaaaaaaattaggtGTATTATTGGTAGGTATAGGTGGTAACAATGCTACGTCGATGTTAGGAGGAATTTGTGCTAATAGCaaaaatttaacatattttaataaatatgatgtTAAAAAAGCAAATTATTTAGGTAGCGTGTTTCTATCAACAAATATTAGATTGGGTTATAATAAAGCAGAAAGAGAACATTCTTACTGCCCTATTCATAAGTTAATTGAAGTGTACAACCCtgaatatattgtatatggTGGATGGGACTTGaacaatttaaatttaaggGACTGTTTAATTAGAAATAAAGTATTTGACTATGATGttgttgaaaaaataaaagatgaaTTAGATTATATTCCACTAAGaagtgtatattttaaagggAATTTTATTGCAGGTAATCAACAGAAGAGAGTAAATAACATTCTTGTAGGTAAAAACAAGTTAGAAATACTTGAACAAGTAAGacaacaaataaaaaattttaaaaaagaaaataatttagataCTATAATAGTCTTATGGTCAGGAAATACTGAAAAGAATATTCCACATATTGAAGGTGTTAATGAcacatttcaaaatattttactagCTTGCAAAAATAATCATGTTTCTGTGTCTCCTAGTATTATTTATGCCTTAGCAGCAGTGTTAGAAAACTGTGCTTTCATTAATAGTAGCCCCCAGAATACATTAGTCAATGCAGTTGTACAGCTAGCCGAGCAGAAGGGAATTTTCTTAATTGGCAATGACTTGAAGACTGGTCAAACCAAGATGAAGAACCTCCTCCTCGACTTTTACTTTGGCACAGGTATGCCTACGCAACCTGTGCGTTAAGGTCTATGCCCCAGTTTACGCTGCATATCCGTTCATACCGCTTATCCGTTCATATCGTTTATCCGTTCTTGCCGCTTATCCGTTCATACCGCTTATCCGTTCATACCGCTTATCCGTTCATACTGCTTATCCGTTCATATCGTTTATCCGTTCTTGCCGCTTATCCGTTCTTGCCGCTTATCCGTTCATATCGTTTATCCGTTCTTGCCGCTTATCCGTTCATACCGCTTATCCGTTCATACCGCTTATCCGTTCATACTGCTTATCCGTTCATGCCGCTTATCCGTTCATACTTCATTCCTGGATGTAGGTCTGAAGCCGAAGAGCATTGTGTCGTATAATCACCTCGGAAATAACGATGGAAAGAATTTGTCGTCAGATCTTCAATTTTACAGCAAGAAAATTTCAAAGAGTAATTTAATTTGTGATTATGTAAAGGCAAATGAACATTTGTATGCAGATGAAGATATTGAGAATCCATTTGCCCTAAATAATGAAGAGTATTATAAAGGGGATAGTTTAGTAACAGCAACTactgaaaataaagaaatggAAGAAGAATATGCATATGCTGAAGCAATTGAAAAGCAGAAGGTAAATAGTGAAATtgtaattaaatatgtacCTTATGTAGGAGATGATAAGAAAGCTATTGATGAATATATTAgtgaaatatttatgaatggaaaaaatacaatttctttatataatgttTGTCAAGATTCATTGTTAGCATCTCCATTGTTGTTAGATCTTATACTTGTAGTAGAACTTGCTCAAagagttttttttaaaaatgttcaaaATAATACACTAAAACATGAACAGTTAATTAGTGAACATATAAAAGTAGGTGACTATCAGTTAAGTCATACTATATTAAAAacgaaatatgaaaatttcaaaaatatggATAGTGTTTTATTCCTTTCTAGTCTTTTCTGTAAGTCCCCATTTAATTCAAGTGTATACAAAACCAGGCACTCCTTTTTCTCGCAGCTCGAAAGTATTTGCAACTTCGTTAGGATCATCTGTGGGTTACCAATAGATGCCCACGTAGATTTGCCCTATATGGTTTAAGTTACTTGTCATTTGGGGGTAAGGAGCGAGAAGGAGGAATATGGAAGAAGAAGTAAAATGAGAAGAGATAAAGGAGGAGATGGAAGGAGGAAGTAGAAGCAAAGTGATGAGAATAATGGGAAAACCACCGTCTCTTCTTTTGATGTGATTGTGAATGTTAATGCtgttttctttcattttttcttttatttgtgTGCACCTGCGTATCTATACTCGTTCACATAAATgtattgtatgtatgtatgtacgtacgtacgTAAGTATGCATAaacatgtgtatatttattggCAGGTGTgcattttgcattttttttttttttccattcaaTTGGGGTATGAAGTGTTTTATGCGAAACTGATTTTCAATTCATGATCCGCATTAACCCTCCGCTGGTCGTGCATATTCCGTTTATgaaattaagataaaaataaaaaaaataaataaataaaaaataaataaaaaataaataaaaaataaataataaataaataataaataaataataaataaataataaataaataataaataaataataaataaataataaataaataaataaaaaataaataaatgtaaaataaaagaaaagaaaagaaaagaaaagaaaagaaaaaaaaagaaaaaaaggaaaaaaaaaaaaaaaaggaaaaatgaagacaaaataaattcaaaaaaaagttaGCCAAAATATATCTTTCAAAGTACCCTGCTGCATTTATTAACTCAAGTTAATCTTCTTGGACGCGATGTTGTGATAAATATATCTCTCTAAGTTGCTACTGTCTGAGCATTTGAAATTTTCCAGAATTTTTCTGTGATCATGTAATAGTGAAATTTCGTCAAAGTCCACTTCTTCCCCTTGTATTTGTTTGTCAAGTGTGCTTATCTGCATGTGAAGaaggatgaaaaaatatgtgatAAGGTAGGAGATAAGTACGTTGGagagtaatatatatatattatatatatgtatgtggcTAGCTAATCAAAAAGTCCTTTCCCTATTCTTTAAGGGCAAAATGTCCTTCACCTCATCATTGGTAACGTTAACACCAACATAAATTATGGAAGAAGAGTCGTCCTTTATTTGGTACTGCTTTAAGCATCCGTTTATCTGAACCAAGAAAGacacaatgaaaaaaaaaaaaaaaaaaaaaaaaaaaaaaaaaaaaaagaaagaaagtaAGAAAgtaagaaagaaagaaagaaagtaAGAAAgtaagaaagaaagaaagaaagaaagaaagaaggaaggaaataaaaacatgcaaaatgaatgaaaataagtgtaatgtaatataaaggaaaataaatattaaaaaatgtatgcacGAAATGAAAGAAGGAAAATgcgaaaaagcaaaaatgtCCAAAACGACCGCGTAGATCATGGCGAGAACATACATTTTCATGCGGTGACAGCAAAAAGTATATTTCTAAAATGATGttttttgttattctttttttggttaaaaaattatgatatcCTCTATAAATGCTGTGCAATATATGACTTTCATTGAAAACCTAAAGAAAGCaaagataaatttaaatatacagtTAGTTTAGTAGAGTCACATACTTCATCACATCTgctaagtttttttttttgctcccttttaaatgtacacatatatatatttatatatacagcCGTCTCCTATTCCcccaattttattttattttaagatTACCAGGCGGCTATCTAGCAAAAGAAAGAAATGGCTTATGCTATTTTGATGGGTATCTATTTGTTTATTGTAAATctctaaaattttttttgcgtttactacatttttaaataaaagtagtGTAACATCCAGCACTTCGTCTAAAATGTATAGTTTTCTCCTTCTCATTTTAAGTGACAATAGGAACGTTAATTGGAGCACAACGTGCTcgtatgtaagtatatacgtatgtatgttcGTAAGGAATATGTAAAATACGTGTGCAAGTACTATGTACATATGTCTTTATGTACTTATACACATTTCATCTTGTTATACCATTATTTCGCCGCTAATTAGGAAGCAGTTCAGCAGAGTTGCAGCTAGCCCCTGTCCCTGTTTATAACGCAATAATGGTGTAACTACAAatgtgttcatatatatatatatatacatatcatGTTCTTATGTACCTATGTATACTTTAGTGCTACAACTTGCTAATATTATCGCTACAGTTTTCGCTCACTGCACCCACCTATGAGTAATGACCATCTCTATTTTTTCAACTTTATCAGCTTATTTTGTAGAAGGGAAAATGAACAAAAGAGAGTTAGGAAAActctattattttaaaaactttaattataggtaattaaaaaaaaaaaaaaagaaaaaaaaaaagaaaaaaaaaaagaaaaatgtatcaaaaaattatgcataaACAGCCTTTTGATGCTCATAAAATTGctaaaaatggtaaaacaaaacaaaacaaaatgttACCATACATTAAATTACATAGCattacaaaataatgtaGCAATATACGCAATTCCGCCAAGGGCAAGAATTGGGAAgtgaacataaaaaagaaaaaatacaacGTAACAAACGTTAAGGAGAGCTGAGAAATCGTCAGATAGGAGAAAATGCAAAACGAGCCGTAGGAGAgcgtaaaaatgaaaattttcaaaaaagggCCATTAactgtatttatatatatatatatatatatacatatttttttttttttttttttttaagaatctGTAATTAgagcattatttttatttttaattttatttttgttttattttattttttttttttggggttctatttcatttaatCTTGTTGATTGTTCAACTGTACAACTCACTGTTAACAACACCATCAGTTGCGTTACCTTTTCCATAATTTGAAAATCccagtttatttttttaaaactgtTATACATTCTCCTAAATGTGCAATTCTTgatctttttaaaatgtacttTTTTCGTAAAGAATGTAGATGGTCTtaaatgttttcttttttctaaaagAAGACATATAACAGGAAAAAATGTGctttatacaaatttatttttaaatattttaaaccCCTCcacattaattttaaaagagaaaaatgaatCATTCATAACCGTAGGAAAATGCAAAAAGTTCCTTACTCGCCTTACAgatacatgaatatatatatatatatatatatatatgtgtgaaCGCATGTACACTACGTACTTATATAAGTAGTACCATCCGCTTGAGTAGCCTAACATGTGTGTGTTAAAAAGCTgacaaaatatatgttaaaataagTGTAAATGTCCAGAATGTTCTAAAAGGCAAAAATGTAGCAATAAATGTGAACAATGGGAAATATGTGAAGTGGGAAGTGATCTTTGTGGACctatgtgcacatatatacaagcatgtacatgcacatatatatagtacatCCCCATATAcagttcatatatacatctatatatacattcatgTATACATCCATAAATATAACTACACACTTATGCTTGTTTAGTGacttcgaaaaaaaaataaaatttattctatGGAAAACTCAGAATTAGCCTAAATTAACCCCAAAACTAACCTAAGGTTGACACTACCCTCAAGTGAGCATTCTTTGAATGATTTCCAAACTCTTCAGTattaattttagaaaaagatACGAACACAaaagtacataaaaaaagagaagatgTCGAACTTTTCAATGAATGGTTAAAAATGGGTGTTAATAAGACATTATGATAAAGATGAAAAtggaatataaaattttaaagcaCTTGCTTGCACGGGTGTTTtgcagttatatatatatatatatatacatatgtatatgtacatacaaaaatatatacatgatacatatatataattagaaTGAATAACAcgttttagaaaaaaaaaaaagaaaaaatgaaactaGTATTCAAATATGCTTATCAAAGACTGAAAAAATGACAACTGGGATGTACATACGTGCAAATACGTAAacacatacgtacgtacatttatgtatatatatatatttataaatgtaattatcgttgtaaaataaaagtgtGCATACTACAAAAATTGcgataatttagaaaatttgtattt from Plasmodium brasilianum strain Bolivian I chromosome 10, whole genome shotgun sequence includes the following:
- a CDS encoding EKC/KEOPS complex subunit CGI121, yielding MRRRKLYILDEVLDVTLLLFKNVVNAKKILEIYNKQIDTHQNSISHFFLLLDSRLVFNESHILHSIYRGYHNFLTKKRITKNIILEIYFLLSPHENINGCLKQYQIKDDSSSIIYVGVNVTNDEISTLDKQIQGEEVDFDEISLLHDHRKILENFKCSDSSNLERYIYHNIASKKINLS